One Bombus fervidus isolate BK054 chromosome 7, iyBomFerv1, whole genome shotgun sequence genomic region harbors:
- the LOC139988835 gene encoding uncharacterized protein: MSCSVKISCGKNWSGSQRRINSLAEETTCPTAGSTSCVGLAGQPNAVASTSTSTTATTSTTTTTNTVSPSTLTSGNQRLAPPRPVKSIASRKGEDTTKLLKYIDDNVIGKNGTFFGPFGRRKVVYCDYTASGRSLQFLEEYIAKEVLPYLGDTRASTSICSLQSSLFRHEARDIVRHAVGAGEQDAVLFTGQGTAAALRTLLRHLDVSKSTVVFVGPFEHHANLRPWREHGVRIVRVSETREGFLDLNDLERSLIKVRSEGVTQMIGCFSAASCITGVLADDVATTLLLHQYGALSVWDYTTTAPYIQIDMNPHLPGVGETTVHKDAIIFAGHKFIGGVQSPGVLVTKRSLLKDKIATEDMRDSHHYHRDPELCEESGTAGVVETIRCGLAVQLKENVTPRAIVTRQDKISRQVLAHVRTIPELILLGSSSQNVKRLPIFSFMVRHPRGTFLHHNFVCAVLNDVFGIQARGGCACAGRYAHDLMGIDQELAKEYQKALIEGERNTENEETNAEGLRPGFAKLSFPYFMSEAEVAFVLEALKMVATEGWKLLPQYVLNSDTGEWRHHTNSVFKERKWLSSIRYTDGKMNASERRVSGTGVLPQNYGDCLQTARNIFNRARKMAQRYPLQIDRSYNIVSERLESLRWFMLPSEAQDLLLGNSQNVKQEVPFSPMLSWKKHSHHTPTTTHDSLVNCLALANSIRRLNSDIPRAGNAPISSNSPRHRSLPVLSTVRRTLLNAAEFQTSSSSPANSNEEEQTSSITTVIDRNTDSAGERSPATCPSSPMPVRFAVGEAVTASALGTMSHAGSRPIKEQRDPMDSTNAGRARCNSLGSTSGGGNDSGNRNVASSSSSPIPLLPLSPQTLTSLGLSGNNGNSSKHRRHHCSCSSQTDLNSLELDNGSPSHSILSLNYHNATSPPSSYSSVYDYTERFVGGGRSSPVSANGGQKSEDDLRAYVKEVTKELATEIKSEIREVISKVDDALSETNTSENTPQHHSRNLSAISQLSVEDKQTRHDSFTASDIAEYLMEFSKEMASEVKSEIRCMVNAVDGLHRHSPDASASDVSSNGCGSPDRGRIVQSSSSPRMSSARRSGPIEISGKIGELTQQESKMSSECSSDETVIYVMKPAENEQMVRNQSKTDDEEVVHDLDDDLNDDDSQERGGLEIGDARKILPKIYSAVNSVSSQDSGINLSFHESDKSLDSVDLKRSSSAESNSTNSYGRKPRASSMTALSNKSSCKQQVRQNDDFSEDEECSSDLKEEEDGDQGATFDSKDGNTELSRIQWHCPPKNIWKPAVEAMQEFDMIRDNDRVLVCLSTNGKSSLSLLHTLHQYRFYVRSKGVDFEIGAATVDANRFDPLELMSYLKSLDVPYFYEEQSSEFKCSSGDNQPEEEAVDASGACSFCNRETRSQLYAIAKRHKYNVLAVGQHLDDLTESFFVSVFHGGKLKTMKAHYYIRRQDLRVVRPFVYTREKALRQFVESKKLLVSRGIRSSDLPERQKQSKELILQQERAYPRLYWSLRTALRPLIDAHGQQLDLDLASPVGNNGGNNSGGSSCSSTASSVGNAPTGVNNQQKRQRRAKTNSVSVATIQYKAQEHDDNDETDEEPVL, encoded by the exons TGGTCTACTGCGACTACACCGCCTCTGGAAGGTCGCTGCAATTTCTTGAAGAGTACATTGCGAAGGAGGTGCTGCCATATTTGGGCGACACCCGAGCGTCCACGTCCATCTGCAGCCTTCAGTCTTCTCTGTTCAG ACACGAAGCCAGAGACATTGTTCGACATGCGGTGGGAGCTGGCGAGCAGGATGCTGTGCTGTTCACGGGTCAAGGCACGGCGGCTGCCCTTCGTACGCTTTTGCGACACCTCGATGTCTCCAAATCCACCGTGGTGTTCGTGGGACCGTTCGAGCACCACGCAAATCTGCGGCCTTGGCGTGAGCATGGCGTCAGG ATAGTACGAGTTTCCGAGACTCGAGAAGGTTTCTTGGATCTGAACGATCTCGAGCGGAGCCTGATCAAAGTTCGAAGCGAAGGTGTTACGCAAATGATCGGATGCTTCAGCGCTGCCAGTTGCATAACCGGGGTTTTGGCAGATGACGTCGCCACGACCCTTCTACTGCATCAGTATGGGGCACTTAGCGTCTGGGATTACACCACAACAG CCCCGTACATTCAAATCGATATGAATCCACATCTGCCCGGCGTCGGGGAGACGACCGTGCACAAAGACGCGATTATTTTCGCCGGGCACAAGTTCATCGGTGGAGTTCAATCCCCTGGCGTGCTCGTGACCAAACGGTCCCTgttgaaagataaaattgcCACGGAGGACATGCGGGACTCTCATCACTATCACCGGGATCCGGAACTCTGCGAGGAGAGTGGCACCGCGGGTGTCGTCGAGACCATCAGATGCGGACTCGCCGTGCAACTGAAAGAGAACGTCACGCCGCGAGCGATCGTCACTCGTCAAGATAAGATTTCCAG GCAAGTGTTGGCACACGTACGCACGATTCCGGAACTAATTCTGCTCGGTAGCAGCTCGCAGAATGTTAAGAGGCTGCCGATCTTTTCGTTTATGGTGCGTCATCCGCGGGGCACGTTCCTTCACCACAACTTCGTGTGCGCCGTGTTGAACGACGTGTTCGGTATACAGGCGCGTGGCGGGTGCGCGTGTGCAGGACGTTACGCTCACGATCTGATGGGAATCGACCAGGAACTCGCCAAGGAATACCAGAAGGCGTTGATAGAGGG GGAACGGAACACcgagaacgaagaaacgaacgcCGAAGGTCTGAGGCCGGGTTTCGCGAAACTCTCCTTCCCTTACTTTATGTCTGAGGCAGAAGTGGCGTTCGTACTGGAGGCACTAAAAATGGTAGCGACGGAAGGTTGGAAATTGCTGCCGCAGTACGTGCTCAACTCGGATACGGGCGAATGGCGCCACCACACGAATAGCGTGTTCAAAGAGCGAAAGTGGCTCAGCTCCATCAGATACACAGACGGGAAGATGAACGCTTCCGAGAGACGAGTATCCGGTACTGGTGTACTTCCGCAGAACTACGGCGACTGCTTGCAGACAGCGCGCAACATTTTCAACCGAGCTAGGAAAATGGCGCAGAGGTATCCGCTGCAGATAGATCGTAGCTACAACATCGTGTCGGAACGGCTAGAGTCTTTACGATGGTTCATGCTGCCGAGCGAGGCGCAGGATCTTCTTCTGGGTAACTCGCAGAACGTGAAGCAAGAAGTGCCTTTCAGTCCGATGCTATCTTGGAAGAAGCACAGCCATCACACGCCGACTACAACGCACGACAGCTTGGTCAATTGCCTAGCCTTGGCTAATAGCATCCGTCGACTGAACAGCGACATTCCTCGAGCGGGAAACGCTCCGATCTCGTCGAATTCACCTAGACACAGAAGTCTTCCGGTATTGAGTACAGTCAGGAGAACTCTGTTGAACGCGGCCGAATTCCAGACTTCATCGTCCAGTCCAGCGAACAGTAACGAAGAGGAACAGACGTCGTCCATTACCACCGTGATCGATCGAAATACCGACTCAGCCGGTGAGAGGTCACCGGCTACTTGTCCGAGTTCTCCGATGCCCGTGAGGTTCGCGGTTGGCGAAGCGGTCACGGCATCGGCTCTCGGCACGATGTCTCACGCGGGCAGCAGGCCAATTAAAGAGCAAAGAGATCCGATGGACTCCACCAACGCTGGTCGTGCCAGGTGCAACTCTCTCGGTAGCACTAGCGGCGGTGGCAACGATTCGGGGAACCGAAACGTCGCATCATCCTCGTCCTCCCCGATTCCGCTGCTTCCTCTGAGCCCGCAAACCTTGACTAGTCTGGGATTAAGTGGAAACAATGGCAACTCCTCGAAGCACAGACGACATCACTGTAGTTGCAGCAGTCAAACGGATTTGAATTCTCTGGAACTGGACAATGGCAGCCCCAGTCATTCGATCTTGTCGTTAAATTATCATAACGCAACATCGCCCCCGTCTTCGTATTCCTCTGTCTATGATTATACGGAAAGATTCGTAGGGGGAGGTAGGTCGTCGCCAGTTTCAGCGAACGGCGGTCAAAAGTCAGAGGACGATCTGAGAGCTTACGTGAAAGAAGTGACGAAGGAATTAGCGACGGAGATTAAGTCAGAGATCCGAGAAGTGATATCCAAGGTCGACGATGCGCTGTCGGAAACGAATACTTCCGAGAACACGCCGCAACATCATTCACGCAATCTAAGCGCCATTAGTCAGTTGTCCGTAGAGGACAAACAGACGAGACACGATTCGTTCACTGCGAGCGATATCGCGGAATACTTGATGGAATTCTCGAAGGAAATGGCTAGCGAGGTGAAGTCTGAGATCAGATGTATGGTTAATGCCGTGGACGGTTTGCACAGACACTCTCCGGATGCTTCGGCTTCGGATGTGTCGTCGAATGGTTGCGGCTCGCCGGATAGAGGGAGGATCGTTCAGTCTTCGTCATCGCCCAGAATGTCGAGCGCCAGACGAAGCGGACCAATAGAGATCTCTGGGAAGATCGGAGAACTGACTCAACAGGAAAGCAAAATGTCCAGCGAGTGTTCTTCGGATGAGACGGTAATTTACGTGATGAAGCCAGCTGAGAACGAACAGATGGTTCGCAACCAATCGAAAACTGACGACGAAGAAGTGGTACACGATTTGGATGACGATTTAAACGACGATGATTCTCAAGAACGCGGTGGTTTGGAGATCGGAGACGCGCGAAAGATTCTTCCCAAAATTTATTCCGCCGTGAATTCCGTTAGTTCCCAAGACAGTGGTATCAATTTATCTTTCCACGAGAGCGACAAGTCTCTAGATTCGGTTGATTTAAAGCGTAGCAGCAGCGCAGAGTCCAATTCGACCAACAGTTACGGTCGCAAACCAAGAGCAAGTTCGATGACCGCGTTATCCAATAAATCAAGTTGCAAGCAGCAAGTCCGTCAAAACGATGACTTCTCCGAAGACGAGGAATGTTCGAGCGATCTCAAGGAGGAAGAAGATGGAGACCAGGGAGCGACATTTGACTCGAAGGACGGCAACACCGAACTGTCTCGAATTCAGTGGCATTGTCCGCCAAAGAACATTTGGAAGCCAGCTGTCGAGGCAATGCAAGAGTTCGATATGATTCGAGACAACGATAGAGTGCTGGTCTGCTTGTCGACTAACGGCAAGAGTTCCTTGTCTTTGTTACACACGTTGCACCAGTACCGATTCTACGTAAGATCAAAGGGCGTGGACTTCGAGATCGGAGCAGCCACGGTGGACGCAAACAGATTCGATCCTCTGGAACTAATGAGCTATCTGAAGTCTCTGGACGTTCCTTACTTTTACGAAGAACAGAGCAGCGAATTCAAGTGCAGCAGCGGTGACAATCAGCCTGAGGAAGAAGCTGTGGACGCCAGTGGAGCGTGCAGCTTCTGCAACCGAGAGACCAGGTCGCAGTTATACGCGATCGCCAAGCGGCACAAATACAACGTGCTGGCTGTTGGCCAACACTTGGACGATCTTACGGAGAGTTTCTTCGTCTCGGTGTTTCACGGTGGCAAGCTGAAAACCATGAAAGCGCACTATTACATACGACGTCAAGATCTCAGGGTCGTACGACCGTTCGTATACACCCGAGAAAAAGCGTTGAGGCAGTTCGTCGAGAGTAAGAAGCTGTTGGTTTCACGGGGAATCAGGTCAAGCGACCTTCCCGAG AGACAGAAACAAAGCAAGGAGCTAATCCTGCAACAGGAACGCGCCTATCCTCGACTTTACTGGTCTTTGAGGACCGCTTTGCGACCTTTGATCGACGCTCATGGCCAGCAACTCGATCTCGATCTCGCATCTCCCGTAGGAAACAACGGAGGCAACAATTCTGGCGGATCCAGTTGCAGTTCGACCGccagcagcgtgggcaacgcACCCACTGGTGTCAACAATCAACAAAAGAGACAGCGAAGAGCAAAGACAAATTCTGTCTCGGTAGCTACGATTCAGTACAAGGCACAGGAGCATGATGACAATGACGAGACCGACGAAGAACCGGTCCTTTGA